In Zingiber officinale cultivar Zhangliang chromosome 3A, Zo_v1.1, whole genome shotgun sequence, the DNA window CATTAATATAATTTAGCAAACTGACTTAAACAATCCCTTCTTTTTCATATAAACAAACAGATCCATATATAATTCACTATTCAACATTAACTTCAACTCAACTGTGtttctataaaaaaataaataaaaaaaattaacacagTTTGGTAAAAAGCTCTTCTTTGGATCTTTGTTtctgaaaatatatatatatatatatatatatatatatatatatatatattattattttattaaaaatctcctctttactaattaattttggtgaagcctaaaatataTTTACTTTAATATCCTTTTtcctattcacactaaaaataatttcaagatttattagtaattccacaatcgaaacaatcagtgatctagagttcgaggcTCAGTTAcgacgtattattatgaatttttctcattattaattttctctggttgttttatataaaaaaaatatagttcttttagtcccacatcttagaattgacaagatcaaaaaaacttctataaatattttaggccgacaatattaaaaaatatatttttcttagtttttttactaagataagtataatattaaattaaattaattttttccaTAGGGAAACCCGTTACAGTAGTTCGTTGTTGGGATTCTCTAGAGTTACCCTTGCATTATTGCACTATTGCatataataattaattcttgattctgaacagggtgacactcgaaaatctaaacaatttggattttcaaatatcaaaataattcagattttaagtcatgactctactttagtattttaatattaaaatattttaattaatataattttattataaagcGTCAATATGATTTCAATATATTATATCAAACACGTgacgcgtgtgcacgatcactagtATATATTACTTTTCTTTGATAAAGATGCATACTTGTATtactaaatcataattaaattattcacAAACATTAATTAATCAGTCGTTTTTATGTTGTCATTTCGGGTTTTGACTCAATGAAAGATAATAATGTATTTCTTATAATTATATTTCAGCAGGTGGTATGAttttaaaaggtaaaaaaaaaaaaattgaaaaattcaaCTCTGTCAATTTTCTTTAGATCAgatataacaaaagaaaacaaaaattgaCTTCGACAAGGATTTCATCAGGAAGGAATTATTAAATATATCGTTTTAAGCTTTCCAGGAATTTGCTAAGAATCAAATCATTGTATAATGTTTTGAccaaataattaattatttttccttttaaatGAAGGAAAAACCGACCAAGGAAATTAATTATGCTCGTGATCAACGTGTCGgccaatttattaatttaatattgaaTAAAATACCCACCCTATTTGATTTAGTAACTTGACAACAAAAATTTAGCTGTAATTAGGTCCATCTAATGGTGATATTACGTGTAATAAGGTAAGTGATAATCACATTATGTTTAgttaattacatttttttttttttttgataattgagCGCATACAAAAGCACCACATTAAGGCAAACGTTCTGTATAATCGAAACGAGCCCCTAAGATCTAGCGTAGATGATGAGCGTATAATATCTCTGACGTAATAATCAGGATTGATTCTTAAAAATTGATTATCTAAAATTTATCTTACTATGTATTTATAGCATGTATATTTACATATACCTTTTTTTATATTCATGGGACAGATACTAGAAAGATCGTTAAGATAACgaatctatatatttttttttctgaatAATCTCAACAAGCCTTATAATAGTGTGATGATAGAGGgtcttttaatttatgtttttattaattttggtAAATTATTGGATAAATTTACGTGAGATCGGTTCGATCAGGATTAACCAGCGGATCGACTGGCTCAGGTCCGAGTCGTGCTTGACTCGTTCTCCCCGCATTATAAAATCGTTGCACTGAAACAAAAACACGACGACTTCCGCATTCGGTTAGAAGATGAGATCTTTTTCTTGAAATCTATAAAATAGGCGGAGAAGAAATAGGCGGCCTTGTTTCGGAATCGCTGATTTTCCACTCGCCTTCTATCGTTCTGTCTGTTTCCAATTTCGTCTCCCAGTTGTTTTTTCCTTTCATTCCTTGCAAATTAAGCGCATCTTTCTTGTCTTTGCAATAATCAAAGCCCATATACCCTTGATTTTGTCTTGATTTGCTTTATTGGGCATCAAAAGTATATCTTTCTACCTAAAGATTGCAACTTTTCGTTGCTTAGTTTCTTGTATTATCGTCGCTTGTTGTTAGCTCCGGTGCCTGGATGGAAAAGAGGAGATTTGGTGAAGCCTGAGTTGGGGTGGGCAAGGAGGCAGGGGAAGAAAGAGAGAAACGATGCTATATTTGAAGCAGCCGCGTGGGAACCTGGAGCTGCGTCGGCAGACTGCCTGATCTCGGAACATTTTGATGCCCAACTGATGTGGCCCGAGCCAGGGGCTCGGGATCCGGATAGAATGGCGACGGAGGCCGGAGAGGAGGGGCGGATCCACGACGAGCCATCCGATGCCGGCAGATACCTTAATAGTTTCGAGCTCTACGTGACTCAATCCGTAAGGAAAAAAGAAACGCTGACGAAATTTTtttgtttctcttcttctttatcttGTTTGAATGATagctcgaagttgcttccctgtTCCATTTCATCTCATAGCTCGAGTATCTAAACACACAAGTTTTTTGTGTTCTCATATTATTATTCTCTGCAACCTTTCTACTGGATTTGTTGGCGTGCAATCATTTCTTGTTCGGGGGTCAATTAATCTGCAGGTCAACCTTGAGGAATTTTCCTGCAAGCTATATCTTATAAAGAAATTTCCACTTGGTCATAAAAAGAAATCCAAATTTCGTGGTCAAATTTTGGTTTTCGTTTTGGAAATAATTAATTACAATGTAGGCATATTCCTTCAATGTACTGTTTCAATACAACTTATTCCACCAGTGATTCCTATTCATaatagttaaatattttttttatttgttatgtTTTCCCTGCAACTTATACCAAATCTGTTTTTTCCCTCTGTTTAAAAATCTCTTCTTTCCTTTTCCAACAACCACTCGGACGAAGGATTATTGTCTCCTTGATATATATGCATCCTGCTTTAGTACTTGCTTATTCATTGTCTGTATGATCCTCTTACCACTTCTACTTGATTTGGCGCTTGATCCTGCAGAAATTTTATATGATTGGAAGGAGCCAGAGCAGAAACTTCTTGAAAGTGTTAAAAATTGACAGGTCAGAACCTTCAGAACTTAATATACACGAAGACTCTACCACATATTCAGAAGATGAATGTAAAGAACTGCTAAATCGGATACATGAGGGAAACAAGTCCACTGGAGGGCTGAAGTTTGTAACAACTTGTTATGGCATTGTTGGTTAGTGCAGTTTTAGTTGCTTCTTGTGTCTTATGTTGTAATTGGTCGTTTCCACTATGCATAAGTGAATATTTTTGTATCAGGATTTTTCAAATTCTTGGGGCCGTACTATATGCTGCTTATCACCGAAAGAAGAGAGATTGGAACTATATTTGGCCACACAATTTATGCTGTCGCAAAGAGCGAAATTATCACAATTCCAAATTCTACTGTCCAATCTAATATGACCGTTACCAGGAATGAAGACAGGTTTTTCACTTTCTATTCTGCTTCATCGATATTAAATGTTAAGACATATAGTGCTTATGACTGCGACATGTGCTTTATGGCTTGAAAAGCTAATAACAGTAattttttcctttaactttaaagCATATGTACTCTGGGGCAAGTACAATAGCAATTGTCATGCCAATCTCAACAATGCTACCAAATGAGTTTCACTTTAATCTGAAAATCATCATcctcttttttttaaaatctttttctatttttctaaataataaatatataaataaaggtgaTCTTTTTGTTGATTAGAAAAACTCATGTGATTACTTTCTATTCATTGCTGTTTATTTTGGCTAAGAATACTCATGCATTGGCAAGTCATTTTTCTTTAGGTAGCCAATTTCACGTTTCAGAAATGTTTCATGCATTCTTTATTTTCTATTCAATTATCATGTATATTTTAATATATCTTTAGTATTGCTTTTTTGTATGTCTCGTTTGTATTTTGACCTCAGCAAAGCTTTATCAAATACTTATTTGGTCTGAATAAATTCACAGGTACATGAAGCTCTTTCGGACAGTAGATCTTACAAAAGATTTCTTTTTTAGCTATTCGTACCATATAATGCAAAGCTTACAGAAAAATATACGCCAGAGTCATCCAGGGCAGATGATATACGAGACTATGTTCATATGGAATGAGTTCTTGACTCGCGAAATTCATAATCGTGTTAAAAGTACTCTATGGACAGTTGATTTGGTGTATGGTTTCTTTAAGCAGGtagatatattttataattttttttatttaaccttTTGATGTTTtcttttgtaaaattaattttcaacataGTAATGAAAAGGAATAATATGGATTTTCTGAGGTATGAAAGTGCTCATGTGCATCAGTAATAAATGATTGATCACTTTCATATCTTTGTTGGAGGTTTCATGTTTCTTGGTGTTTATATACTCTTTTTTCTGACAATACCCTATCTGATAATACTTGTTATGATAATATGTAGTTTTTCCACAGAAGTTTTGGTTATTAATGTATCCCAAGGAATCAAAATGATCATAAATACTGGCTCACTGACTGCAAGTATGTTGTAGTTCATCTTATGCTGTTTGCCTGTTCCAGATCATATTATTCTACCCTTTACATATCACCACTTGATTCTTTCAGGAATACTTTAGCAATAAAGTAATAGCTTTGTCATTGTTAATACAGGCCAAACTTTCAATATATGGAGAAGATTTTTGGTTGACTCTAATTGCTAGGCGCTCACGGCACTTTGCAGGGACCAGGTTGTTATGCTTTGCTGCCTTTTTTTCATGATTATGTTTCATTTATGTATGTTGATTGCATTTAATAAAATCACATATATTTTGTTTTCATCTTGTGCTTTTTTCTTGCCTTCTTGTTAATTCTTGAAATTGCCATTGTTCTTGTGGATTAGGTTTTTGAAGCGAGGTGTCAATGAACATGGGCATGTAGCAAATGATGTTGAGACAGAACAGATTATCTATAAAGACATTCCTGGAGAAATTCCAAAACGTGTGAGTTCTGTAGTTCAGAATAGGGGTTCAATACCTCTGTTTTGGTCTCAAGAAACCTCAAAACTGAACCCAAAGCCCGATATAATAGGTAAGTATTAAAGGTCgtgaactctctctctctctctctctctggaaAACTCGAAGGAAATCCTGCAAGCTTAGCTAATATATGGCATTTGCTTAAAAAGTAAATATCTACTTTTTTCTTTAAAcagtgaaaaaagaaaaaggttaTCAGGCTACTCGGCTTCATTTTGAGAATCTCAGCAAAAGATATGGAAATCCTATTATCATTTTGAACTTGATAAAGGTATTCTTTATGAAGCTTTCCCATCTTCTTATTGTGCATAAATCATTGGATAAAGATTAATAAGTAATTATATTTTGTCACACTCATAGTTCTGGTTACTTTAACAGTCAGAAGAAAAGAAACCTCGGGAATCTATTCTACGTTCAGAATTTTCTGATGCAATTGAGTTTATCAATAAAAGTTTACCTGAAGAATGCAGCTTGAAGTACCTACACTGGGATCTTCATAAGCATTCTCGAAGGTACTTTTGTGAATCTAGGATATATGTTCCTGCATTACTGCTAGAAATAATTAGTTTTTCTGTCACAGCAAAGCTAAAAATGTGCTTAAGCTATTGGGAAAAGTGGCAGCGCGTACCTTAAAGTTAACAGGATTCTTTTATTGTGAAGTAATACCAAGTTTAAGGAATGAAGGTGACTTGAGGTGGCCCAAGTTTGTGTAAGTATATTCTCATATGCATTCTGGTGTTTCTATTTTCCAATTTAATGAAAATATACATAAGGAATCTCTTTTTTTGTATGACTTATTgaaagttatttttttatttccatGTTGATGCTATGATTCTGAATACAGTTTGTATATTTGTTATTTTGTAATAATGATTTGTGATTTTATACTAATATTATCCAATTTTCTCATCATTATGCTAAGATAATGTACATCTATTCAAGTTTTGATTATATAGCATCTACCAATTTATTGATtgagttgaaatttttttttagtttaaagttTAACAACTTATAGAATATGATGTATAATGACGAGAATTATTCTAAATTATCCCCTGCTGTTTATGCTCCACACTTTTTATGCAAATAGATACTGGTGTTTCTCTAGAGAAAACTAAAATTCTAACTGTCACTATGTCTTTACTAAATATAACTTATTTAAAGAAATAGTTTATATTGTTTTGCGATGAAACCCAAGAGTTTGACTAAATGTACATAACGACATGGATCTGTCTTCTTATTGGATCATTATGTCTTACTTTCCATAACATATGTCAACTTCATCCACTAAACTATCTTATATCTTCCACTATTTATTGTTTCACTATCATGTAATGTTTTAACATTCAGAATGGATGATGGTGGTGACCATTCTTGTAATAATCATTCTACTAGTAACAGCAGTAACACCACTGACACAGATGAAGTTGATATGATAGAAGATGGATCCCAAGAAGATAATTCTGATATATTGGGATATGATATAACAAAGATTGAGGATCATAGTGTTGGACATTGCTCAGTAAAATCACTTAGGTGTCAGAAAGGTGTCTTGAGAACAAACTGCATTGACTGTTTAGATCGTACAAATGTTGCTCAATATGCCTATGGGTTAGCTGCACTGGGGCATCAACTTCATGCATTAAATTTAGCCCGTTTTCCAAGCGTTCATCTTGATGCCACCCTGGCTGATGATTTGATGACCTATTACGAGACAATGGGAGACACACTTTCTTTGCAATATGGTGGTTCTGCTGCTCACAATAAGGTATCCCTTAAATAGAATTCACATTAAGTTTGTCAAGCATCACATTGTGTTGTATCACATTGTTTTTTATGCataattatgttttctttttcttgtttcttATTGATTTTAATCACAATCTTTACCACAAACCCTTGTGTAATTTTGACTTGTCACTTTTAGATAGAATGGTTTGACTCCTCAATTAGAATTCACATTAAGTTTTTCAAGCATCACATCACATGTTTGTATACATATTCATGCTACTTTTTCCTATCTCCTATTAACTTTAATTGCAATCCTGTATCATGAAACCTTATATAATTTTGACCTGCAACTTATCAATAATGGTTTGGACCCTAAAATAAATATAGTATATGACTTTTGGAAAATTATTGTCATAACCACCACAGATTCATGATTGTCTGTATTGAGAGGTTTCTCAAATTTGTCATGCTAACAAAGAAATAACTTACTGCCTTTATTAGGTAGTTCTGCACAGTAAATTTAGTTTGTGAAATGGAGTTCCATTCCCATGATTGGATAAAAGGAAAGAATCTGACAGTTTGGGTTGGATTTGGTTTTCTTTATAGTCTCACCCACTCAATGTGTGAAGTCATCACTTATGTATAAACTGATGAATGACTGAAATAATAATTCCCGATGCTGGTAGTGTGATTCATTAGTTTGTATCAGAGATTTAACAGAGCATATATTTGTAGTTTGACTTCAGTAGTTTCTTAGTTTGTTTTGAGCTACATTTTTTATTGACATGTTGGGACTACTCAAATAAAAGATGTTTTGTATATTCAATCTTCCTTTTCTGAAGTTCTATTACTATTTGGTAGATCAGTGCCTTCCTAGGAACTAGCTTCATAAGAAAGATATCTTTTATTTGTTTCAATGTAGGGTTTTAGCATATGATACAGTCATTGTACTGAATACATGGCTGAATTCTAATTGATTATTTCAACCTTCGTAACATTTGTTTTCTTAATTACATGGAGATTCAAAGATTACTTTTGAGATAAAAAGTTTTCATATATAACACTTGATAGATTTTCTCTGAAAGAAGAGGTCACTGGAAAGCAGCAATCCAGTCCCAAGAGTTCTTTAGAACACTCCAAAGATATTACAGCAATGCTTATATGGATGTTGAAAAGCAGGCTGCAATAGACATGTATGTATAAACATTTTCATGATGCAATACTCCACATATATTTTATGAACATGGAGGTTACAGTTTCATGCAAACTGAAATTTTGTAATGCTTCTGCATTGATATTTTTACTGTTAAATTCTACAGATTTCTTGGACACTTCCAACCTCAATTGGACAAACCAGCCATCTGGGAGTATGGTTCCTTCCAGCATTATGTGGGGCATGCCTTTGAAAATTCGAGGTATTACAATGTCTGGTTGTATTTACAAATTACAATTATCAAGACTTGCCCTTTTCTGATATCCTTCATTTCTACAATTTGTTAGTTTAGGCATACTTCTATGCAGAGGATCTATCGACTGTAAAATGCACCCTCCCACACTAGTTATCTGTGCCATTAAAGTGAAAATGacagtaataaaatattgattttttttttatcattttcttttATAAAAGAGAACTTCTTGGCACATTCCTATTGTTATtgttaaaaggaaatattttattcCCAAATGCAGGAGAAAGTAAACGATTTAATTTTTTTGTGTTACATGGAGAATTTCGTTCACTAGGTTGCTCATGCAACATAAAAGTTACTTTAGAAATTAGGCCAGCTCTTTATCAATCTCCCCCTTTTCAGATTAGTGTCATGCAAATCCATGGCAATCAAACTGCCTCTTGGCATGAATATCTAAGACAATTCATGCACTACAATCTTCTTTGATTACATCTCTCTCAGACCACACACTCTATTCATATGACTTCTAATTTGAGTTATTTATGAAGATGTTTATGAGAATTCAACAAATTTATTGATCTTTTGTCATAGTCCATTCTATTTTTTATGCAGGTCATTTATTAAAAGATCCATATCAGATGGGAACATACTCCATGAAAGTTACGCCCCTCTATCAAGATCTAAGTTTATTCACAAAGATCTCTCATACTCAGCATCATCCGGAACATTACATACAAAGAATGTCAAGCATATGTTTGATTCAACTTTAGCTTCGGAAATTTCAAAATATGAAATAAATCTAACAGAATCCAGGTTGGTAATTCACTTTTGACATatccaattaatttaattttgcctTCATGATTATTATCATTAAACgtttccaattttttttatttaaaagaaaaGGTCCCAAATTATGGTAAATTTAGTTTCTCCTTGTGATCTTAATATTTAATGACAGTTCTTTTCAAACTTGATGCATAACAGATTTATTGCACTTAACGTTTTATAATGATAATTTCGTTTTGCTTATCCTTGTAGGAACATTCCTGTGATGTCTGATGGGCAGCTTTTCGAAGATAGTGAATCCACATACTTGTATAAAGATTGGCATTCAAATTTTCTTAACCTTGATTCTCTTTTATCATGTAGTAATTCTGCTGAGGAAGAGATAAATGACAGGTAATCTATGACTTTAATGCATGCAAATAAAGATGTTCTAGGTTTCAAGGCTAAAGTTTGTGCATCTTATCTTGAGTAGACTGCATGCCTTTCTCATTATTTCTTTGCCATATTATAACTTAAATAACTTCAAGGCGGCAAATAGCCAAATACCCTAACTTGGCACAATTATATCAACACACTAGCTATTTGGTGTGATCTATTAACATCCTGAAGAAGTTGATATAACTTTTCATAGAACATCAATCTATTTTCTTAGTTCTGACGAAGTATTAAACATAGGAAAAAGAGGAAATTCATTATTGGTTGACATGTCAGTATGATTTAAGTTTtagaaaatatctaaaatctgtGTACCACATTGGTAACTTAAATCTGCAATCCTTGCTGTCAGCTATGATTAAAATGTTCGGTAACCAATTTAGGAAGTACTATTTTTAccgttaaaataataatattaacagCAGTCTCCTGAACCTAGAGACTAGAGTTGATTTTGAGATCTTAAAGCACATGATTTAAATTCCTTCTAATTGTGCTTATGCAATGC includes these proteins:
- the LOC122053143 gene encoding phosphoinositide phosphatase SAC2-like, with the translated sequence MWPEPGARDPDRMATEAGEEGRIHDEPSDAGRYLNSFELYVTQSKFYMIGRSQSRNFLKVLKIDRSEPSELNIHEDSTTYSEDECKELLNRIHEGNKSTGGLKFVTTCYGIVGFFKFLGPYYMLLITERREIGTIFGHTIYAVAKSEIITIPNSTVQSNMTVTRNEDRYMKLFRTVDLTKDFFFSYSYHIMQSLQKNIRQSHPGQMIYETMFIWNEFLTREIHNRVKSTLWTVDLVYGFFKQAKLSIYGEDFWLTLIARRSRHFAGTRFLKRGVNEHGHVANDVETEQIIYKDIPGEIPKRVSSVVQNRGSIPLFWSQETSKLNPKPDIIVKKEKGYQATRLHFENLSKRYGNPIIILNLIKSEEKKPRESILRSEFSDAIEFINKSLPEECSLKYLHWDLHKHSRSKAKNVLKLLGKVAARTLKLTGFFYCEVIPSLRNEGDLRWPKFVMDDGGDHSCNNHSTSNSSNTTDTDEVDMIEDGSQEDNSDILGYDITKIEDHSVGHCSVKSLRCQKGVLRTNCIDCLDRTNVAQYAYGLAALGHQLHALNLARFPSVHLDATLADDLMTYYETMGDTLSLQYGGSAAHNKIFSERRGHWKAAIQSQEFFRTLQRYYSNAYMDVEKQAAIDIFLGHFQPQLDKPAIWEYGSFQHYVGHAFENSRSFIKRSISDGNILHESYAPLSRSKFIHKDLSYSASSGTLHTKNVKHMFDSTLASEISKYEINLTESRNIPVMSDGQLFEDSESTYLYKDWHSNFLNLDSLLSCSNSAEEEINDRSSITNSPFGDHRSTKNVPNVRTKATPVLVNSGFAMKGGNIIKISQPYDNLQAAKTPQTLNSFEHWVMNGETLIH